The Lathyrus oleraceus cultivar Zhongwan6 chromosome 5, CAAS_Psat_ZW6_1.0, whole genome shotgun sequence genome includes the window ATGGTTCTATAAATATAACTGTGTAGAATTTTCGCACTTGATAAATTTTGTTTTAgaactctctctctctctctctctctctctctctctctctctctctctctctctctctctctctctctctctctctctcacacacacacacacacacacacacatacatacacacacacacacatacacacacacatacactcactcacacacacacacacacacacacacacacgcacacgcacacgcacacacatacacacacgcacgcatacacacacacaagaaatctccattcgtagtagctagcactgagattaaacatatatatacacataataaatcttcattcgtagtagctagcattgagattgaagacattttgttcgtgtggactgagtaggggcattgttcttcattcaacaTTCGCGATATATCCTCTGATTTTACATCAAAGGTGTTAACCATTACAAGAGGTAATcattctatcattgatcatgcatcattcgtaaggatcaactatagagagagagagaaattCCACTGCATTTTGTATCGCGATTTCCTTTCACCGTGACCATTTCTTACTATTCCACTAGAAGGCATTGATAGGTGATATGTTAATAACGTTATCAACTCTACCCGTGCCATTAGAGATCAGGCAGTGAGGGTTCATTTCCATGCACAATGTATGGATGGGTACTTGGAGTGGTGTTTTACTGTATCACACCCTTGCATCATCCCACCTTCTAGTGCTATGGGCATCTTAATAACGTGACACCACCTTCATCGCCTCCATATAGTATGGATAACCAGCAACATTTGTAGATGATATCAATCATTATGGATAACCTCTTGGATTTGGTAAACCAAGATGGTGAGGTTTATACTTTGTCATTACATGCAACACACTTAGTCCGTGGGGGCCTATGTAAACATTATTATCATTTTTGTATTATTTGTATAATATGTATCTTATTACTCAGACATTTGCACCATATAATTTATTATATAACATTTTGTCACTTTCATTATTGTAGGATGAACATAACTTAACATTTGACAAATAGTATAACATATGACGATTAACTTAACTTTAGACAGACGATTACATAACTTTACAAAACAATAATAAATAACAAAATCTAAACACTACTAGATGACTATGGATGTTTCAACATCTTGATTATGTCGTCGAAAGATCTATAAATTATCACATCGAACTTGATCGGTCCCTTTGTTAGCCTATGGTGATATGTTTCCACATAAACCTTTAAATCTTCATCAGTTATCAGCTCAATGTGATTGTATTTCACTTTTCCATTATTATCAATCCATGTTGCACGAAACTCGATCATATTCACCTTTCTATTCTTGGTGTCGGGTAAAATATTATTCTATTTGGATCTCAGAAGAGTGATACATGTGGTGCCCTCCAAGAGCCCAAAATCAACTAGAGGTGTCACACCGTTGAAGTACACACATGCCGTAAATGAATAGTGAGACATTTTAAGATATTTTTTAACAACACTCGATCTCTATTTATACAAGTTTGGATTCATTATGGATCACACACAACTGTCGGTGCAATCATAGTCGTACAAAATTGTCGGTAAAATCTCAACCCTTGAAATTACACTATTGGATTTTTCAAATTTATTGTAAAAATCCAATAAATGCATTTTTTCATACAccgattttttttttaaaaacgAGTATAAATACATACCGGACCTTTGACATACACTATCAGACTTTTTAATTTGTAccaaaaaaaatcatttattttaCCAAATTTTTCGTACACACTTTTTTTATAGAAAATAATATGGGTATTATCGAAAGTGGGGTGGTAGGTTAAATTTAGGGTGCCATGAAAAATTCTATACTGATTGGCCTAAAATTTTTGGCTAGCCCATGACAAATAGAATAAGGTCCTAACTGTGGATTTCGGAAAATTAACAAGTGGCTAAAAAAATACACTCTTTTATATAAGAcaacaaaaaaaaatacaaatcATAAAACATGTAGTACAATGGGTAATGTGTTATTGAATTAGAGGGTAAAACGGGAAAGCAATCGAAATTTGTACTACATGTACTACAATGTTCAACGTGCATAAATCCAACCGAGTACTATGTACTAGCTATATTACAATCATTATTACACTACCTTTGATATATTTCTAGAAAATAATGTTTCATTTGATTTGTAAGTATGAATATGATCACGAAATTAATTTGTACAATTTATTACTGATTGAGTAATTTAATTTCACATGGAGAAACAATCCTCCCTAATGGTTTTAAGTTTGACGGAAGAAAGCGAGAGCGGCGGCGCAGTCCTGGAGTCGGAGCGAACCGCCTCGTATCGCCGTCGTGATGCTGGCCGTGGAAGATTCTCCGGCACGATGGTTTCAAGCGGATTATTTCCTTGCCACGACGGACACATCCTTTTCTGGCTCCATTTAGCCACACCACCAACCAAAACCACATGCTCATGCTCATCATATTCATCACCCATTGAATTTGACATGGTCACAACCATGATCTCCTCCTTAGGCACAACAACAACTTCATGCGATGATATCACTGAATTGTTGAATTGTAGTCCAATTATAGTGAAGCACGAAGCTACTCCTATCACAACGCATGGCCTTTTCCAGCTTCCTTTGTTTTTCTCCCTTTATTTACATAACATAATGTAATTAATTAAGTTAATTGTGACATGCACGAGATATATAGAGAAggtttaaaaaaaaaacttacaAGGAAAGATGAGGTGGGTTTGTGGGGATGAGGGAAGCGTTTGAAGTTGGTGTAGGGTAAAGACGGAGACAGCAACTGGTTGATCTCATCTTTTTCTTCCCTCTCGATTTCTATGTGTATGTAATAGAATGTTGAAGGTGAAGTATATATAAATTAATAATTGACGCTAAATATAAAATAGTATATATGAATATGAATATACCCTTAAAATGAATCTAAAGTATATACAATGAATTGAATGTTGGTGCATTGGTGGGTGTGAGTGAAAAGGATGGGGATGAGGTGGCAGATTGTGATTGGATGAGTGGGTTGAGTATAATTAGAGGATTCATGAGTCATGGTGCTTGCCGTATTAGCAACATTAATCTTGCGAATAAGTACGTAGAAGACAGAGGAGGAGTCGCGCTCTCGATGTCTGCTAAACCTGAACCTACTACAACCGTCAATATGTATATGTAACTTGTTTGAATCAAATGTTGGACTTCCTCGTTAATTAGTACCTCCGTGCTTGTTGGACTTCCTTGTTTCCAACTTTTAAACCCTTCAAAGATGCTAGGAGTAACTATTCAAGAAAACTGCATAATCAAATCGAATTAGAACCAAAACCAAACGACAAATAAATCAAATTGAAATTAAAAGCGAACCaaaattgaatataaaaaatGCGAAAAATTAACAAATGATAATGTCTAAGAAAAAGTTTCTTCTAATGGTTTGATACGGTTCAGAACTCTGAGCCAGTATACCAACTAATAATTTTAGTTCGATTTGATTCTAGATAAATTGAAAGAGTTCGGTTTTGTTTTCTGCCTGCACTGTACAATGAACAACCCTAACTACCACCATTtcaccaaacaaaaggaaatgATTAAAAAAACCCGCTAAAGAGGTTACGAAATATCATAGATAATTTTTTGGAGTGATTTGAGTTCAGATGTTAAATAGATATATTCCGAAGTGGTTACGGCATAATCCATGTCCATATGAGAACAAGCGACTCAAATATCATGAGGCAAGACAGACCTGAGAGTGCATATCACATAGAGACACATAAGATTCAATGAATGATCCCTTATGATCGAATAGATAGAGAGAATCACAAGATCATCTAACATTGGTCTTATAAGAAAATTGTCCCACAGAAGGTTCTAGAGTCTTTAAATCATAAACCCTGACTATAAAATCTAATGAATGATTCATACTCAGGTACAAGTTAttctaaaaccctaaacctcaCATTTACGACTCCGACTGACTTGATCACCTGAGTTATTATAAGCACACCTAACTAATAGGATCAACATACATCCATAGGAAGGAAAGTGTCAAAGGAGGGTGTTCAAGAGCCATAAGACGTGTACACCACATTCGAATGAGTGTGTAGTCGGTGAGATATTTTTTCTCGTCGTCGTGAATAACACCAAACAAATATATACATCTCAAGAAAGCCTCCCTATCAGTGCTATTGGGGAGAAAAATCATCAAAATAGAGTCACATATGGGTCTCTAATGTCATCGTACGAAGGTTTCCAAACTTTGAGCAAGCGTCGTGCCAATATGTAAAGAGGAAATTGAAAGAGATGGTTGTGTCATATGACATACAAAATTCGAGACATTGTGAAGAATTAGTCTATCGAGTACCAAACCACCACATCCCTATATTGATCAAGGTCATTAAGGAAAAATTTGATATATGTCAGGTGTTAGTGGATAAGTGGAGACTTGTGACATCATGTACATTGAGTTATTCCAAGCACTAAACTAGCTAAAAACATTTGACCATACAATGACAATGTGTGAATCTATGTGTTTGCAAGTATAATATCTAGAGCAATTTatttgattttgatgatgacaacactCTAAAGTGAAGTCTCCATAATAAGTGTTGATCGAGTCCATATTTTTTATAATGACAACATTATGAGATAAAGTCGTCATCTGATGTGAAGATCAAGTTGTGGTGCTTGGAGATCGAGATATCAAAGCCTATCTTTGGAAGACAACACCTAATGTCAAGCGACACTCAGTGAAGTTAATAAAGATCTTTGATCAATTAGTGTGTTTGATGATGATGTTTATCCTAAAGAGTTATCTCAAGCTTCATCAGATAGAAGAGGTCAAGTCTTGGATGAAGTGTTAAATCAATGTTGAATCTAGAAAAGGATCCTGAATCTTTAGActtgtgaaagagaggaagtgtgaaagcttgACATGTATGTGTTGAGTGATATGTATCTTTAAGGGTATAAGATTAGCTCTTGAATTTACTAAGgaaaatcacacacacacacacacatatttTGAATGATAAAAATCCTCtcttattttattaaaataacTGAAAATGCTTTTGTGCCTAGCTAATGGATTAGAGACCCTTTTCTAATCAATTAGAAGGGTTTTTTACATGGCATAATCGATAATCCTGTTAAGGTAGTCAATTATCTCTTTTGAAAACCCCGAAACAAATCAAATCAATGATTTTTTGTATGAATGGGGATGCAGCCCTAGGTCTGGACGGGTTCAACAGTTATTTCTTTCGATTTTCATGGGATGTGGTTACTTTAGACGTCATTAACTCGGTTTAACACTTCTTCATTACGGGTACGCTTCATAATAACATTAATGCTAATTTGTTGATTCTCATCCCAAAAGCTACAGGGGTGGATAGAGTGGAAGACTTTCGCCGACCGCTCTAGCAAACTTCCAATTTTATCTTGGCTGATAGTTTGGCTTGTGTGGCGATGAAAATTATATCGCCTCATCAACGAGGATTTATTCTAAAAAGGCATATTACTGATTGTGTTATTATTACTTCAAAAGCAGTTAATGTCTTGTCTAAAAAGTGTTTTGCCAGGAATATTGCTTTCAAAATTGATATCAAGAAGGCTTCTGATACCCTTAATTGGAACATTCTCCACCAAGTGCTCCAGCAATTTGGTTTTAATAATAAATTCGTGGTTGGATTATGGAGATATTTCATTCTTCTAAGCTATCGGTTTTGGTAATGGGAAAATCGTTGTTTTTTCTTAATTGCACTCGTGGGATGTACCAAAGGGATCCGCTTTCTCCTATTTTATTTTGGCTTTAATACCTTTTTTAGTCATGTATCTTAACCTCAGGATTCATCTTGGTCCCTTAACTTCAAAAATATTCATATTGGTCCCTTAACTCTTCAAAACGTATCATGCTAGTCTTTTTTGTCTAATTAATGACGAATTTAGCGACCAATTTTTGACATCTTTTCGTCGCTAATTAAACGGAAATGACTAACATGGTACATTTAAAAGAATTAAGGGACCAATATAGACCTTTTTTAAGTTAAGAGACCAAAATGAACCCCGGGGTTAAGATACGAGAGCAAAAAAAATATTAAACCTCTATTTTGCATTACAGAAGAAGTTCTCAATATAAGTTTAATCATTGACCAACAATGGTAGTATTTTACCTATGTCTATTTATCAAGGTGTTATTATTCCTTCTCATGTCCTTTATGTGGATGATATCGTGATTTTTGTAAAGGTTCCAAGAAAAACATTCAAAGTGTGCTACATTTTTTTCAGAAATATGGTGATGCCTCGAGTTAAAGAATTAATTATGCAAAGAGAAAATTTTACACGGGTTCTATCTCCAATGAACATGCATTACAACTAGCATCTTTACTTGGTTTCAACATGTGGAGCATTCCCTTTAATTATCTTGGTTGCCCTATTTTTATAGGGAAACTCAAAGTTATTCACTTTCAGGTGTTGGCAGATAGAATCAAAATCAAATTGGGGAATTGAAAAAGATATTTTCTTTCAATAATGGGAAGAGTACAATTGGTTCAATCAGTTATTCATGGTATGCTCATATATTCcttttgtgtgtatatatatatatatatatggcctaaaaatattattaataagCTCGATGCTTGGGTTCCGAGTTTTGTTTAGAGTGAGGATGTCTTGACTCGTAAAATATGTACAGTTTCTTATAGACAAGTTTGTCGGTCCTATGATACAAGAGGTTTGGATCTGAGATCTTTACCAAATATTCATGAATCACGAATGCCGCATCTTTTTTTGAAGTTCATGTCTAGTAATGATCACTTAACAATTATATGTAGATCTCGTTTCTTAAAGGATGGTGATATGAATCACTATGTCAATAAGTCGTCTATTTGGCATGGCATAAAATGTTAATACAATATTTTCAGTTAGAACTCTATGTAGATTATTGGAAATGGTGAGAGAATTTATTTTTGGAAAGATAACTTTCTAAGAATTCCATTGGTTGAAGCTTTACATATTCCATAGAATGCACACAAGTTTCTTGATTCTAGAGCATCAGAGTTAATTGGAAATTTTGCTTGGAGAATCCTGAATGTTATTGCGGAGTGTAATCCAGAAGTAGTTAAGTTTATCTCTTTTGTTATCATCTCGAGGCATATGTCACTACTACAAAAAAGAGATTTGATATCGGACGCGAAGAGCTTTAACCTCGGTTTCAAAGGTGAGGTAACGAAAGGCGTTGTGAAAACTTGCCACTTCACCCCTCGGTTATTATATAATCAATGGATAAAATATTCTTCACATGGGTTCAatccaca containing:
- the LOC127086651 gene encoding protein CHLOROPLAST VESICULATION, with product MRSTSCCLRLYPTPTSNASLIPTNPPHLSLEKNKGSWKRPCVVIGVASCFTIIGLQFNNSVISSHEVVVVPKEEIMVVTMSNSMGDEYDEHEHVVLVGGVAKWSQKRMCPSWQGNNPLETIVPENLPRPASRRRYEAVRSDSRTAPPLSLSSVKLKTIREDCFSM